TCACCCACCAAATTTGGTATATGAAAGTATTTGAAGCTAGATTACTTAAAGGTAAGGATTTATCTTGGATGATGGTTGATAAAGAAAAAATCAAACAATTACCAATGGCTGTAGCTCATCGTAAAATAAAATGAAAGTAGATGATTATATGAAAAATGAATTATTAATTGAAAAACAAAACTCGTCTAAAGGTTTACTAGAAATTATCACAATGACAAATGACAATGCAGAAGTTGTATTGATATCCAATGGTGCAGGGATTTTTTCATATGAGTATTTAGGCAAAGATTTAGTCATTACACCAGCCTCAATTGAAAGCTATATTAAAGATAGCGCATATTATGGGAAGACCATAGGTAGAACAAGTGGACGTTTGGTTATGCCAAGTTTTAAAATAGATGATAAAGAATATCCAATCAAGGCATATAATTCAAAATACACTCAACTACATGGTGGAGCAACAGGATTTTCAAAAAGAAACTTCTTCGTGACTCATGTCGATAAAAATGATGAATTTGTTAAAGTTGTTTTAAGATATGTCTCAAAAGATTTAGAAGAAGGCTTTCCTGGAGAACTAACTTTAGATGTAGCTTATCAATTAAATTTAGATGGATATCTAGATATTACGCATGACGCAACATCAACAAAAGATACTTTATGTAATATTACCAATCATGCATATTTTAATTTTGATCAAAGTCAAGCAACGATATACAATCATGAAATTAAAGTAAATGCTTCTCATTATTTAGACATAGATGATGACAATATCATTAAAGCAAAAAAAGATGTGTCAAATACAGCATTTGATTTAAGAAAAACAACAAATTTTAAATCTGCTATAGATAAAATGCAAAACACATCATTTAGTGGATTTGATCACACATGGATTTTTGATTCAAATGAAAATGATATAAAAGCCAAAGTTTATGATCCAGCAACAAAAATCGGATTAAATTTATATACATCATACCCTGCGGTTGTAATCTATACGCACAATGTTGTATCAGGTATTGATTTAAAAGGACCTTTCGATGCTAAAGCTAAACATTGTTCATTCACATTAGAATGTCAGTTTGAACCAGGTGGCATACATCATAAAGGCCTAAATCAAGCGATTTTAAGAAAAAACGAACACTATCATCACACTATTAAATTTGAACCATATAAAAAATAAAAAAGATGGGAAGCTTAGCTTCCCATCATTTCTTTAAAGTGTTTGTTTTTATTAAAATAAATGTATAAAGGATATCCAACAACATACATAACAACTGCTTCACCTAAGAATACCCATGAAGCAATTGGAAGAAATGGTATATCATTCATCAGTGATATCATTAATCCAATAACTAAAGCATTACTTAATGCTGGGAATATGAGTGAAATGAGCTTATATTTACTAAATATCATCATAAGAACTAGTGCTAGGAAACTTGCTAGTGTTCCAAATAATGCATCGACTAAACCATAAGGACTCATCAAATAGTTGGCTAAAAATGTACCTATTAATAATCCAACAATGCTTTTTTTATCAAAAAATACTAAAATTAACAAAAATTCAGCAATTCTAAACTGTATGGTTTCAAAGCTTAAAAATTGGAAAATGAAGACCAATACGACATAAATTGAAGCAATCGTTGATTGCTTAATAAAATCTTTTAATTCAAAGTTTTTCATGTTTTTAACTCCCTGTTTTTTTTTAGCTGGTTTCCTAGGGTACAGCTAGTTTTACTACTATACAATTGTATCAAAACTATGTTATAATTACAAGAGCAAAGGAATGATCTAAATGAGCATTAAATTTGAAGTATTACATACGTGTAAACAAAGTGGAGCAAGACTAGGTAGACTGACCACACCTCATGGTGTATTTGAAACGCCTTTTTTTATGCCAGTGGGGACACAAGCAACTGTAAAAACATTAACACCTGAAGAAATTAAAGAAGTTTCTGAAGGCCTTATATTAGGAAATACATATCATTTATGGCTTCAACCAGGTGCAGATATTGTTAAAGCACATGGTGGCATTAGAGGATTTATGAAGTGGGATGGAGCACTATTAACAGATAGTGGTGGATTCCAAGTTTTTTCTTTAAGTAAAACAAGAAAAATTACTGAAGAAGGTGTGCATTTTAAGCATCATAAAAATGGATCAGATCTTTTCATGTCTCCCGAAGATTCGATTAGAGTTCAAGAAGACTTAGGTGCGGATATTATTATGAGTTTTGATGAGTGTCCACCTCCATATGAAACTTATGATTACATGAAAGATTCAGTAGATAGAACTTTAAGATGGGCTAAAAGAGGAAAAGTTGCACTAACAACTGATCAAGCACTTTTTGGTATTGTCCAAGGTGGATTGAATAAAGAGTTAAGAAAATATAGTGCTGAAGAACTCATGAAGATGGATTTTCCAGGATATTCTATTGGTGGATTGTCTGTTGGTGAAACAAAAGAAGAAATGTATGACATGACAAAATTTCTTAATCCAATTTTGCCATTTGATAAACCTAGATACTTAATGGGTGTTGGTTCACCTGATGATTTAGTAGAAAATGTAATCAATGGAATTGATATGTTTGACTGTGTCCTACCTACAAGAATTGCAAGACATGGGACAGCTTTAACAACTCAAGGAAAGGTTGTTATTAAAAACGCGACCTATGAAAAAGATTATGAAACACTTGATCCTGGATTACAAACACATGTTTCAAAATATACTAGAAGTTATATTAGACACTTATTTAAAGGAAATGAAATCTTAGGAATGCGATTAGTCACTTATCAAAATTTGGCTTATTTAAAGCATTTAATGACAGAAATTAGAAAAGCAATTAAAGAAGATCGTCTTTTAGATTTCAAAGAAGAGATGAAGAAAAACACGAATTATTTCAAAACAAAATAAATATCTTTATTTTAAACGGTAAATCGTGTAAAATAGATATAGTAACTAGGAGGGATTTACCTATGGTATTCGGAGAAACAGATAATTTCAATCAAAAACCAATTATAAAAGTTATTGGTGTCGGTGGCGGCGGCGGTAATGCAATCAATCGTATGATTGAAAATGATGTCAAAGGCGTCGTTTTTGTTGCCATGAACACAGATGCTCAAGTTTTAAAAGTATCGAAAGCAGAAACACGTGTTCAACTTGGTAAATATTTAACTAGAGGATTAGGTGCTGGAGCAAAATCAGAAGTCGGTAAAGAAGCCGCTCTCGAATCTATTGATGAAATAGAAGATGTTTTAAAAGATGCTGATATGGTTTTCATCACTGCTGGTATGGGTGGCGGAACTGGAACAGGTGCTGCACCAATAATCGCTAAAAAAGCTAAAGAGATGGGTTGTTTAACAATTGGTATTGTAACAAAACCATTTGCTTTTGAGGGACCTGCAAGAATGCAAGCCGCTATATACGGTCTTGAAGAGTTAAAACCTCATGTAGATACATTAATTGTTGTTCCTAATGAAAGATTACTTGCTGTATCAGGACCTACAACACAATTATTAGATGCATTTAGAGAATCTGATAATGTATTGCGTCAAGGTGTACAAGGTATTGCAGAAATTATTGCTATTCCTGGTTTAATCAATGTGGATTTTGCTGATGTTAAAACAGTTATGGAAAATAAAGGGACTGCTTTAATGGGTATTGGGATTTCTTCAGGCGAAGATCGTGCGATTGAAGCTGCAAGAAAAGCAATACATTCAAAACTCTTAGAAGTTTCTATTGATGGAGCAACTGATGCCATTGTTAATATTACTTCTGGAACAAACATTACATTAATTGAAACAGAACAAGCATTATCTGAAATAAGAAATGCAACAGATAGAGATTTAAATATCATTTATGGTACAACTGTAAATGAAGATCTTGATGACGAAATGATCGTAACAGTTATTGCAACAGGTTATGAACTTAAAGCAAAAGGATCAACAATTGAAAATCTTGCATTAGAAATATTTAATAAAACTTCAGAAGAACAAATGCAAATTACTGATGAAGGTTTAAAACGAAAAAGTGAAGATGATGACGATGAAGATGATGACGATGAAGATAATGATCCTGGTGTTAAACCTGGTCAAAAAAGAAATCTACCATCTTGGCTTGTCAAAAAGTCAAAATTTTAAAAAGGCGTAAAGCCTTTTTTACTGAAAAGAGGAAATATCATGT
The sequence above is drawn from the Mariniplasma anaerobium genome and encodes:
- a CDS encoding aldose epimerase family protein, whose product is MKNELLIEKQNSSKGLLEIITMTNDNAEVVLISNGAGIFSYEYLGKDLVITPASIESYIKDSAYYGKTIGRTSGRLVMPSFKIDDKEYPIKAYNSKYTQLHGGATGFSKRNFFVTHVDKNDEFVKVVLRYVSKDLEEGFPGELTLDVAYQLNLDGYLDITHDATSTKDTLCNITNHAYFNFDQSQATIYNHEIKVNASHYLDIDDDNIIKAKKDVSNTAFDLRKTTNFKSAIDKMQNTSFSGFDHTWIFDSNENDIKAKVYDPATKIGLNLYTSYPAVVIYTHNVVSGIDLKGPFDAKAKHCSFTLECQFEPGGIHHKGLNQAILRKNEHYHHTIKFEPYKK
- a CDS encoding QueT transporter family protein, coding for MKNFELKDFIKQSTIASIYVVLVFIFQFLSFETIQFRIAEFLLILVFFDKKSIVGLLIGTFLANYLMSPYGLVDALFGTLASFLALVLMMIFSKYKLISLIFPALSNALVIGLMISLMNDIPFLPIASWVFLGEAVVMYVVGYPLYIYFNKNKHFKEMMGS
- the tgt gene encoding tRNA guanosine(34) transglycosylase Tgt — translated: MSIKFEVLHTCKQSGARLGRLTTPHGVFETPFFMPVGTQATVKTLTPEEIKEVSEGLILGNTYHLWLQPGADIVKAHGGIRGFMKWDGALLTDSGGFQVFSLSKTRKITEEGVHFKHHKNGSDLFMSPEDSIRVQEDLGADIIMSFDECPPPYETYDYMKDSVDRTLRWAKRGKVALTTDQALFGIVQGGLNKELRKYSAEELMKMDFPGYSIGGLSVGETKEEMYDMTKFLNPILPFDKPRYLMGVGSPDDLVENVINGIDMFDCVLPTRIARHGTALTTQGKVVIKNATYEKDYETLDPGLQTHVSKYTRSYIRHLFKGNEILGMRLVTYQNLAYLKHLMTEIRKAIKEDRLLDFKEEMKKNTNYFKTK
- the ftsZ gene encoding cell division protein FtsZ, with amino-acid sequence MVFGETDNFNQKPIIKVIGVGGGGGNAINRMIENDVKGVVFVAMNTDAQVLKVSKAETRVQLGKYLTRGLGAGAKSEVGKEAALESIDEIEDVLKDADMVFITAGMGGGTGTGAAPIIAKKAKEMGCLTIGIVTKPFAFEGPARMQAAIYGLEELKPHVDTLIVVPNERLLAVSGPTTQLLDAFRESDNVLRQGVQGIAEIIAIPGLINVDFADVKTVMENKGTALMGIGISSGEDRAIEAARKAIHSKLLEVSIDGATDAIVNITSGTNITLIETEQALSEIRNATDRDLNIIYGTTVNEDLDDEMIVTVIATGYELKAKGSTIENLALEIFNKTSEEQMQITDEGLKRKSEDDDDEDDDDEDNDPGVKPGQKRNLPSWLVKKSKF